The window CCATTGAGATCCTCAGAAAGCAACTAATCTCTTCCAGGCCGCCAATTCCTGGCCCTGCGCCGGACTCCGGTCGCCAGTCGCTTTTTCTCTTCCGAGataccaacaccaccaccgatGGAGCCAGTAGTAGATACCCCGTTACCCGAGGCCGAGCCGGAAAAGATTATCGAGGAAATTGTCCCGGTGGCACCGGCAGAACCGGGCCAAGCGagttggaagaaggaggcgaCGCACCGTCAGTCCTACCCCGAGACCGTCTGTCTCATAAATTCCAGGCCACTGACATTATTCGCCCCAAATAGGACACCGCTTCAATAGAATGGGAACCTCCATGAAAGTAGCCTACAACCCAGACTCCCTCCTCCAGAACCCGCCCAAACCCTCAGACATCAcgctcgagctcctcctcgcctcccAGACACATCTCGGCCACTCGACCTCGCGCTGGAACCCGCAGAACTCGCGGTACATCTTCGGTATCCGTGAAGGCGTGCACATCATCTCGCTGGACGTGACAGCCGCGTACCTGCGGCGCGCAGCAAAGGTTGTCGAAGAAGTCGCCGCGCGCGGCGGGCTGATTCTGTTCGCTGGCACGCGCAAGGGCCAGAAGCAGTCCGTCGTCCGGGCTGCCGAGTTGGCGAGGGGATATCATCTTTTTGAAAGGTGGATTCCGGGCAGTCTTACAAACGGTCAGCAGATTCTGGGACACTGTGAGACGAAGGTGGTTAATGCGCTCGACGAGGAGTTGCCTGACTTTAAGGCGGATCTTGCGGATCGGCCGCCTCTCAAGCCTGATCTGGTGGTTTGTCTCAATCCGCTGGAGAACGTGGTGCTTCTCCATGAGTGCGGTCTCAATA of the Penicillium psychrofluorescens genome assembly, chromosome: 1 genome contains:
- a CDS encoding uncharacterized protein (ID:PFLUO_001570-T1.cds;~source:funannotate), whose translation is MIVRQLAARQGRQFLALRRTPVASRFFSSEIPTPPPMEPVVDTPLPEAEPEKIIEEIVPVAPAEPGQASWKKEATHRHRFNRMGTSMKVAYNPDSLLQNPPKPSDITLELLLASQTHLGHSTSRWNPQNSRYIFGIREGVHIISLDVTAAYLRRAAKVVEEVAARGGLILFAGTRKGQKQSVVRAAELARGYHLFERWIPGSLTNGQQILGHCETKVVNALDEELPDFKADLADRPPLKPDLVVCLNPLENVVLLHECGLNNVPTIGIIDTDADPTRVTYPIPSNDDSLRATTLIAGILGRAGEAGQERRMAMAKEGKTTYEPITAQALRLDPFTGTAPGSEQAKKQN